A window of Desulfobulbus oralis genomic DNA:
CGACAACGGCCGTTTTGCCCGCGAATTTGGCGACGAGGGACACCGTCAGGGCTGGTGCCTCTACTATCTGGGCTGCAAGGGCCCGGTCACCTATGCCAACTGTTCCACCGCCCAGTTCGGGGATGCCGGCAGCGGCTGCTGGCCGGTCGGCACCGGTCATCCCTGCTACGGCTGCACCGAAAAGGGCGTGGGCTTTGCTATGCCCCTGTTCAGTACCAGCCCGGTCATGCATACCACGCCGTCTGCCGGTCATGCCCCCATCACGACCGAGCGCGGCCAGACTGCGACCGGCCCTACGGTAGGCCTGCTGGCCGGGGTTGGCGGCGCGGCTCTTGGCGCTGGCGTCGTATTTGCCTCCAAACTGGGCAAGGAAGAGCGTCATGAAGATGAAACGGCGTGATCTTTTAAAAGGTATGGCAGGCAGCCTGGCGCTGGCTGCCCTGGGGGGCCCGCAGATCGCCAGGGCGAGTTCGGGCCACGAACTGTCGCCAGACGCGGTCGGTATTCTCTATGATTCAACGCTTTGCGTGGGTTGCAACGCCTGCATGGCTGCCTGCAAGCAGGCCAACGACATGCCGGTGGAATCCAGCTCGCCCGAGCAATTTCAGGACGACCCCGTTGATCTGTCTTCCAAGACCCTCAATATCATCAAAAAATACGAGAATGGCACTGCCGCCCGCAAAGACGAGGTGGAAAACGGCTATGCCTTCATCAAACGGCAGTGTCTGCACTGTGTCGATCCGGCCTGCGTCACGGCCTGCCCGGTGACGGCCCTGGACAAGGACAAACTGACGGGCATTGTCACCTACGACCCGGGCCGCTGCATCGGTTGCCGCTACTGCATGATCGCCTGCCCTTACAATATTCCCAAATTCGAGTGGGACAAGGCCTACTCCAAGATCATCAAATGCCAGCTCTGCAAGCATCTGATCGATGAAGGCGGCATCTCGGCCTGCTGCTCCGCCTGCCCGACCGGCGCTTCGCTCTTCGGCAAGGTGCAGGATCTGCGCGAGGAAGCGGCCCGTCGTCTTCTGATGGTGCCGGGCGAAACCTATGCGTTTCCGGTGGGCAGCATCGACTCCGGCAAGAGCCACGAGGCAGTGGCGGCCGAGTACGTGCAGCATCTGTATGGCTCGGATGAATTGGGCGGGACGCAGGTGATGTACCTGTCCGCCGTGCCCTTTGAGAAACTGGGGCTCGAGAACTTCCCGCAGGAATCCTTTGCCAGCCGGTCCCGCAATCTGCAAACGTCCATCTACAAGGGCATGGTGCTCCCCGCAGTCGGTCTGGCCGCCCTGGCCTATTTTGTGAAAAAACACACGGACGCTGAAAAGCAGGGGGAGGATTCTTCAAAGCGAGGTGAGCAAGATGCATGAGAAACCATTGGGCGGCAGGATAGTCACGCCGGTTTTTGTCGTCTGCCTGGCTGTTATCGCCTTTCTGATTTACTATTCGGTCAAACGTCTTTTTCTCGGCCTCGGGGCGACTACCGGCATGAACGACGGTTACCCCTGGGGCATCTGGATCGCCTATGACATGGTGACCGGCAGCGCCCTTGGCTGTGGTGGCTACGTCATGGCGCTGATGACCTATGTGCTGAACAGGGGCCACTATCATCCCCTGGTCCGGCCTGCGCTTCTGGCCTCGATCTTCGGCTACAGCCTGGGCGGTGTTTCCATCTTGCTGGATCTTGGGCGCTATCTCAACATATGGAACCTGTTCGTTCCTCCGAGGATGAACTTTCATTCCGCCATGCTGGAAGTGGCCCTGTGCGTCACCACGTACTGCTGCGTTATGATTCTCGAGTTCGCGCCAGCCATCGCCGAGCGCTTCAAGCTGAAGAAATTCGGCGAGATCCTGGACAGGGTCATCTTCCTGCTGATTGCCCTGGGCGTTTTGCTGCCCACCATGCACCAGTCCTCTCTGGGCACCATGATGTTCATGGCCGGAACCAAGCTGTCGCCACTCTGGCATACCATTTTGCTGCCTTTCTTCTTCCTGATGACCGCGCTTTTCATCGGGTTCAGCATGGTGGTCTTCGAAAGCACCATTTCGCACCGGGTCTACCGTCTGGGTGACGAGACCTCGCTGCTGGCCAGGATTGGCGCGATTCTCTCTGTCTTTATCGCCGTCTTCCTGCTGGCCCGGCTGCAGTCGCTGCATGTGGGCGGCCATCTTGGCGAAGCCTTTTCAGGTTCTTTTTACAGCAATATGTTCATCATTGAGTTCATGCTCCTTTTGGGCGGTATGCTTACCCTCTGGAGCCGGCGCATGCGTCACAGCGCGAAGGGCCTCTTTATCGCCGCCACCCTGATTCTGTTGGGCGGAGCGATGTACCGCTTCAACGTGTACCTCATCGGCTACGATCCCGGCAACGGCTGGAGGTATTTCCCGCCCGTGAGCGAGCAGATGATCACCTTCGGCTTTATTGCGGTTGAAATCGCCGCCTATGCGTTCTGTGTCAAATATTTCCCTGTCTTCAGCGTCGGCCACGAGTCTGCCGCACATCACAGTTAAGGAGTGTATCCCATGGCGCAACAAATTGTTGTTGATCCGATAACCCGAATCGAAGGTCATCTGCGCATCGAATGCGAGGTTGATGACGGGCAGATCACGAATGCCCGTTCCATCGGCACCATGTGGCGCGGCATCGAAAATATTCTGAAAGGCCGGGATCCGCGTGAAGCTTGGATTATTGCCCAGCGCATCTGCGGCGTGTGCACCACGGTGCACGGTCTGGCCTCGGTACGTGCGGTGGAAAACGCGCTGAATCTGGAAATCCCGGTCAATGCCCAGCTCATCCGCAATCTGATCGTTGGCGCGCACTGCATTGCCGACAACATGATCCATTTCTACATTCTGTCTGCAGTCGACTGGGCAGACATCGCCTCCGCCGCACTGAAGGCCGATCCCGT
This region includes:
- the hybA gene encoding hydrogenase 2 operon protein HybA, with amino-acid sequence MKMKRRDLLKGMAGSLALAALGGPQIARASSGHELSPDAVGILYDSTLCVGCNACMAACKQANDMPVESSSPEQFQDDPVDLSSKTLNIIKKYENGTAARKDEVENGYAFIKRQCLHCVDPACVTACPVTALDKDKLTGIVTYDPGRCIGCRYCMIACPYNIPKFEWDKAYSKIIKCQLCKHLIDEGGISACCSACPTGASLFGKVQDLREEAARRLLMVPGETYAFPVGSIDSGKSHEAVAAEYVQHLYGSDELGGTQVMYLSAVPFEKLGLENFPQESFASRSRNLQTSIYKGMVLPAVGLAALAYFVKKHTDAEKQGEDSSKRGEQDA
- the hybB gene encoding Ni/Fe-hydrogenase cytochrome b subunit, translating into MHEKPLGGRIVTPVFVVCLAVIAFLIYYSVKRLFLGLGATTGMNDGYPWGIWIAYDMVTGSALGCGGYVMALMTYVLNRGHYHPLVRPALLASIFGYSLGGVSILLDLGRYLNIWNLFVPPRMNFHSAMLEVALCVTTYCCVMILEFAPAIAERFKLKKFGEILDRVIFLLIALGVLLPTMHQSSLGTMMFMAGTKLSPLWHTILLPFFFLMTALFIGFSMVVFESTISHRVYRLGDETSLLARIGAILSVFIAVFLLARLQSLHVGGHLGEAFSGSFYSNMFIIEFMLLLGGMLTLWSRRMRHSAKGLFIAATLILLGGAMYRFNVYLIGYDPGNGWRYFPPVSEQMITFGFIAVEIAAYAFCVKYFPVFSVGHESAAHHS